A single region of the Nocardioides aurantiacus genome encodes:
- a CDS encoding PQQ-binding-like beta-propeller repeat protein, whose product MRGRWLVVALVVAVLAAGAGTWLTRREAAPGCGAEVTSYAAADSASPFLDADARAADPDERRDRLVEVLQDDGGPLGEVLGAVGYDYQQWAQVGGYAQGIGVRTRDDPDFTMLDDETLEPRWSVAVGTQRSTYDADHSRYVVLTLPADRAPDVVALDADSGRQRWCARLDGGPLSRESVVSTQLLDEGIVVLADDRLSRLGPDGPGWERDATLTGTDFLGSFDGGLLVGGSPLTDLLDPSALERREAGPALALLDADTGRARWTDDLPAGAGVSVVGTTEDRAVLTRWDAGDAEGRLVALDADGREAWSVVPARGTAYDATVRAGRVLVRAGTRWSAYDATDGRRLWAFTVPATPQFLPYGSELAAVPLLDEDHVLVAGTDALHVLDLRTGRRTSTPLPTDGVSTTFWPYAVVLSPSLVALATNTAAVVARRADLADAS is encoded by the coding sequence CTCCCGGCTGCGGCGCCGAGGTCACGTCGTACGCCGCGGCCGACTCCGCCAGCCCGTTCCTCGACGCCGACGCCCGCGCGGCCGACCCCGACGAGCGGCGCGACCGGCTGGTCGAGGTGCTCCAGGACGACGGCGGGCCGCTCGGCGAGGTGCTCGGGGCGGTCGGCTACGACTACCAGCAGTGGGCGCAGGTCGGGGGCTACGCGCAGGGGATCGGCGTCCGCACCCGCGACGACCCCGACTTCACGATGCTCGACGACGAGACGCTGGAGCCCCGGTGGAGCGTCGCGGTCGGCACCCAGCGCTCGACGTACGACGCGGACCACTCCCGCTACGTCGTGCTCACCCTGCCCGCGGACCGCGCCCCCGACGTCGTCGCCCTCGACGCCGACAGCGGCCGGCAGCGGTGGTGCGCCCGGCTCGACGGCGGTCCCCTGTCGCGCGAGTCGGTGGTCTCCACGCAGCTCCTCGACGAGGGGATCGTGGTGCTGGCCGACGACCGGCTGAGCCGGCTGGGTCCCGACGGCCCGGGCTGGGAGCGCGACGCCACGCTGACCGGCACCGACTTCCTCGGCTCCTTCGACGGTGGCCTGCTGGTCGGCGGCAGCCCGCTGACCGACCTGCTCGACCCGTCGGCGCTCGAGCGCCGCGAGGCCGGACCCGCGCTGGCACTGCTGGACGCGGACACCGGCCGGGCCCGGTGGACCGACGACCTGCCCGCCGGCGCGGGCGTCTCGGTGGTGGGCACCACCGAGGACCGGGCGGTGCTGACGCGGTGGGACGCCGGGGACGCCGAGGGGCGGCTGGTCGCGCTCGACGCCGACGGGCGCGAGGCGTGGTCGGTGGTGCCCGCGCGCGGGACGGCGTACGACGCGACGGTGCGCGCCGGGCGGGTGCTGGTCCGGGCGGGCACCCGCTGGTCGGCGTACGACGCGACGGACGGGCGGCGGCTGTGGGCCTTCACCGTGCCCGCGACCCCGCAGTTCCTGCCCTACGGCTCGGAGCTGGCCGCGGTGCCGCTGCTCGACGAGGACCACGTGCTGGTGGCCGGCACCGACGCCCTGCACGTGCTCGACCTGCGCACCGGGCGGCGTACGTCGACCCCGCTGCCCACCGACGGCGTCAGCACCACCTTCTGGCCGTACGCCGTGGTGCTCTCCCCCTCGCTGGTCGCGCTGGCCACCAACACCGCGGCCGTCGTGGCCCGCCGGGCGGACCTGGCCGACGCCTCCTAG
- a CDS encoding RecQ family ATP-dependent DNA helicase: MDTRDEAERHLRALVGSDDATLHDDQWAAIEALVVHQRRSLVVQRTGWGKSAVYFVATALLRELGAGPTVIISPLLALMRNQIEAAQRAGIRAATINSTNLEDWESVRARVDAGEVDVLLVSPERLNNPSFREQVLPQLTETVGLLVVDEAHCISDWGHDFRPDYRRIRQMLATLPEGIPVLATTATANSRVTHDVAEQLGQDVLVLRGTLDRESLHLGVVELERPEHRLAWLADHLDELPGSGIVYTLTVAATQEIAEHLRSRGHAVAAYSGQTEATERLALEQDLLAGRLKCLVATSALGMGFDARLGFVVNVGAPSSPVAYYQQVGRAGRGTDDATVVLLPAFEDREIWRYFASLAFPPELHVRSTLRALTDAGTPLSTAALETHVDLSRTRLETMLKVLDVDGAVDRVRGGWTATGQEWAYDQERFDRVAEARRQEQDAMLAYVATTGCRMRYLREQLDDPDATDCGRCDNCGGLSLAGSVSDAAVEAAGEQLRRPGVTVAPRKMWPTALAGMGIDLTGKLKEPAEPGRAVARLTDLGYGQQLRALLAEGAPDGPVPPQLVDAVMAVMREWAPDWPARPTGVVQVGSARRPQLVADLTQGIARTMRIPVVATWAVADDSVPPLAGSSNSAQRVAAVRRRHALEVTGDLDGGPVLLVDDLVATGWSLTLAAQALRAAGSGPVLPLALATQS, from the coding sequence ATGGACACCCGCGACGAGGCCGAACGTCACCTGCGCGCCCTCGTCGGCTCCGACGACGCGACGCTCCACGACGACCAGTGGGCGGCGATCGAGGCGCTCGTGGTCCACCAGCGGCGCTCCCTGGTGGTGCAGCGCACCGGCTGGGGCAAGTCCGCGGTCTACTTCGTCGCCACCGCGCTGCTGCGCGAGCTCGGGGCCGGCCCGACGGTGATCATCTCGCCCCTGCTGGCCCTGATGCGCAACCAGATCGAGGCCGCCCAGCGCGCCGGCATCCGCGCGGCGACGATCAACTCGACCAACCTCGAGGACTGGGAGTCGGTGCGCGCCCGCGTCGACGCCGGCGAGGTCGACGTGCTCCTGGTCAGCCCCGAGCGGCTCAACAACCCGTCCTTCCGCGAGCAGGTGCTGCCCCAGCTGACCGAGACCGTCGGCCTGCTGGTCGTGGACGAGGCGCACTGCATCTCCGACTGGGGCCACGACTTCCGGCCCGACTACCGCCGGATCCGCCAGATGCTGGCGACGCTGCCCGAGGGCATCCCGGTGCTGGCCACGACCGCGACCGCCAACAGCCGGGTCACCCACGACGTCGCCGAGCAGCTCGGGCAGGACGTCCTCGTGCTCCGCGGCACCCTCGACCGCGAGTCGCTCCACCTCGGCGTCGTCGAGCTCGAGCGGCCCGAGCACCGGCTGGCGTGGCTGGCCGACCACCTCGACGAGCTGCCGGGCTCCGGCATCGTCTACACGCTCACGGTCGCCGCCACCCAGGAGATCGCCGAGCACCTCCGCTCACGCGGCCACGCCGTCGCGGCGTACTCCGGGCAGACCGAGGCCACCGAGCGCCTCGCCCTCGAGCAGGACCTGCTGGCGGGCCGGCTCAAGTGCCTGGTCGCGACGAGCGCGCTCGGGATGGGCTTCGACGCGCGGCTGGGCTTCGTGGTCAACGTCGGCGCGCCGTCGTCGCCGGTGGCCTACTACCAGCAGGTCGGCCGCGCCGGCCGCGGCACCGACGACGCCACCGTGGTGCTGCTGCCCGCCTTCGAGGACCGCGAGATCTGGCGCTACTTCGCCTCGCTGGCCTTCCCGCCCGAGCTGCACGTCCGCAGCACGCTGCGCGCCCTCACCGACGCCGGCACGCCACTGTCGACCGCCGCGCTGGAGACCCACGTCGACCTCAGCCGCACCCGCCTGGAGACCATGCTCAAGGTGCTCGACGTCGACGGCGCGGTCGACCGGGTGCGTGGCGGCTGGACCGCGACCGGGCAGGAGTGGGCCTACGACCAGGAGCGCTTCGACCGGGTCGCCGAGGCGCGCCGCCAGGAGCAGGACGCGATGCTGGCCTACGTCGCGACCACCGGCTGCCGGATGCGCTACCTGCGCGAGCAGCTCGACGACCCCGACGCCACCGACTGCGGGCGCTGCGACAACTGCGGCGGGCTCAGCCTGGCCGGCTCGGTCAGCGACGCCGCCGTCGAGGCCGCGGGCGAGCAGCTGCGCCGCCCGGGCGTCACGGTCGCGCCGCGCAAGATGTGGCCGACCGCGCTCGCGGGCATGGGCATCGACCTGACCGGCAAGCTCAAGGAGCCCGCCGAGCCCGGTCGGGCGGTGGCCCGGCTGACCGACCTCGGCTACGGCCAGCAGCTCCGCGCCCTGCTCGCCGAGGGCGCCCCCGACGGCCCCGTGCCCCCGCAGCTGGTCGACGCCGTGATGGCGGTGATGCGCGAGTGGGCACCCGACTGGCCCGCCCGGCCGACCGGCGTGGTCCAGGTCGGCTCGGCACGACGACCCCAGCTGGTCGCCGACCTCACCCAGGGCATCGCCCGCACCATGCGGATCCCCGTGGTCGCCACCTGGGCCGTGGCCGACGACTCCGTCCCGCCGCTGGCCGGGTCG